TTGTCGAATGAAAATTATGATCTAGGTTTGAACAAGCACTCGCTGCAGCTAAAACCAAGTAAGCAGCCAAAGTTAATTTCACATAATGCATACTAAGCTCCAAAGCCTACGAGGCATAGCGAACGACTCAACATAAGCAGAGCTGAGCACTGAGGTTTCACTTGCTACAAACGACTAAAGAACCATTATTTCAATACTTCAGGCTCGATCATTAAGCTTTTATCACCGTCAGACAACCATACCTGTCCCTCACTGATACTCACTTGGATAGCCATATTACGACTCACAAATCCGCCAAGTTGCTCAACGGCTTCTTCTGGAATATTGACCACAGATAAGTTTTTAAACCTCGCTAAGGTCTCTTGGTTTTGCTGCCACCAAATTGGCACACTGCGTCCGCCATAAGTATATAAAATCACTTGTTTGGCACGGCCACTTGCTTTACGTAGCCACTTTTCATCCGCTTGACCAAATTCAATCCACACATCCACTTCGCCAGATAAACTCACGTCCCAAAGTTCGGCTTCATCATCAACACACAAGCCTTTACTAAACTGTAATGTGTCACTGGCATTAAGGGCAAAAGCCAATATTCGAACCATCATGCGAGTGTCGGTTTCTGAAGGGTGCTGCGCTATCGTCAAAGGGTGATCGGCATAGTAATGCCTATCCATATCAGCAATCTGTAAATTGACTTTATATACTGTGGCTTTAAGTGCCATAACCTATCCCAAAAAATAAAAAACCAAGTTTACCAGATCAGGTAAGCTTGGTTTTAATTAACTTGTTCAAAAGACAAAAAACTAGATAGCACCCGGACGTAAATGTTTAGCCATTGGAAAGTGTGCTTTAAATTGTTTTATTTTTTCTGCGCTGGCAACCAATAATATGCGATCGCCTTGCTCATATTGCTTGCTAATTTGACTTAATAACGGCAATGCTTCTCGAGAGGCATCTCGGCGCAATAATTCATTGGTTTGCTCGTCTAAATCATTTTCACTGAACACAACATCCAGCTTTTGAAGTAGCGGCATGACAGCAATTGGTAATAAATTTGCCGATGTCGCTTCATCTAATAATAATATTTCACCACGGGTGGTATAACTATCAAACGCTTGCTGATAATAACTGTCAGTTAAAGCATCAAATCTATCTTGGTTTAAATTGAAAAAGCGCTCCCAGAATAAGCGCCTATCTTTACCGTCTGTCAGCTTTTGCTGCACCTCGCTGCGCTTACTGGCAACGTAATCAAATAATGGCGCTAAAGAATTTGGTAACAAGGTTTCAAGTCTTGAACGGATAGTGCGGGCAAATACTGGGGCTGCACCAGCAGTGCTAATCGCCACCACTAAGCGGCCACGATCAACAATTGACGGAGTGATAAAACGGCA
This Shewanella aestuarii DNA region includes the following protein-coding sequences:
- a CDS encoding precorrin-2 dehydrogenase/sirohydrochlorin ferrochelatase family protein, producing MQYYPLFVDTQGLSVLLVGAGEVASRKLDLLARTDAKIHVIAPDVASDIEAYVKQGRVSISRRSVNEDDIADYDLIYLATANETLNTQLAVLATQKGIWVNVVDNPKFCRFITPSIVDRGRLVVAISTAGAAPVFARTIRSRLETLLPNSLAPLFDYVASKRSEVQQKLTDGKDRRLFWERFFNLNQDRFDALTDSYYQQAFDSYTTRGEILLLDEATSANLLPIAVMPLLQKLDVVFSENDLDEQTNELLRRDASREALPLLSQISKQYEQGDRILLVASAEKIKQFKAHFPMAKHLRPGAI
- a CDS encoding YaeQ family protein, whose translation is MALKATVYKVNLQIADMDRHYYADHPLTIAQHPSETDTRMMVRILAFALNASDTLQFSKGLCVDDEAELWDVSLSGEVDVWIEFGQADEKWLRKASGRAKQVILYTYGGRSVPIWWQQNQETLARFKNLSVVNIPEEAVEQLGGFVSRNMAIQVSISEGQVWLSDGDKSLMIEPEVLK